From the genome of Petrotoga sibirica DSM 13575:
TATTTGGCTTGGACATTTCTTGTACGGTATTTTAAAAGATTTCTCGGTCGTCTGTAAGAAGATGGGAGATTTAGCAAATATGCAAAGGTTTATGGACGAAGGGGAAAAGCTTAAAGAAAACATCAACAAATACGCCTGGGATGGAGAATGGTACGTAAGGGCATTCAAAGACAACGGAGAACCGATTGGGAGTAAACAAAATAGCGAAGGTAAGATATTTTTAAACGCACAAACTTGGGCAATAATCAACGATACCGCAACACAAACACGAAGTGAAACAGCTTATCGATCAGCAAAAAAGTACCTGTTTAAAGATTATGGACCACTTCTTTTTCAACCGGCGTTTTTTAAACCTGATCCAGAAATTGGATACCTAAGCAGATACGCCCCTGGAGTTAGAGAAAATGGTGGATTATACACTCATGCAGGTACGTGGGCAATATTGGCAGCCTCAAAGATGAAAGATCCTGAAACATACAAAATCTACAAAAGCTTTATGCCTATTTATAGGGGTTTGGAACCAGATAAATACTTAGCTGAACCATATGTTACCCCTGGTAATGTTGATGGGCCAGATTCTCCTTATTTTGGAAGAGGAGGGTGGACTTGGTACACAGGATCGGCAGCTTGGTATTTCATAGTTGGAGTTGAGGGAATTTTTGGGCTAAAACCTGAATGGGAAGGATTAAGAATAGAACCCATGTTCCCAGAAGATTGGAAAGAAGTAAAAGTAAAGAGAATATTCAGGGGAAAACAGTTAAACATAACTTACAAAAAAAGTGATGAGAGAAAGATTTTAATTAATGGTGTAGAAATCGATGGAAACATTATTAATCCGGAATTATTTGAAGAAAGTATTTTGAACGTTGAAGTACTTTTTTAAAAAGTATAAAAATTTTAGAAACAATTAATTTTCAAAAAAATGAGATTTTGTTTTTAAAAGGGTTACAGGGCGGAGCCCTCCCACACCCATCCGGGCGGGCTGCTGGGCGAAGAGGAGCTAAAGCAGATTGTATGTAACTTAGAATGATGGAGGTATTTTAAAAATTTTTAGATTCTAGAAGTATGGTTTAAAGCAAGTTTTAGAGTCTAAAAAGAAAGAAATCAAAATTCTATAAAAGGAGGAATTTAGGATGAGTAAAAAAAGGTATTTTTTAGTATTAGCGGTTGTGATGTTATTTTTATCAGCTTTTTCTCAAGTCGTAATACATGATTTCGAATCTACTGTAGGTTTGAACAATGATAACACTGGAGCAACCTTTGAACTGAGTGGTAGATATGTATACAACGGTAAATTTTCTACGATCGTAGTACCTTCAGGATCATCTGAAGAGACGAAGTTAGCCTTTGAATTATCAGGAGAAAGATTGAGTAAATGGTTGGGTAATGATACATTGCAACTATCCCTTTACACAAATCCAAATAGTTCTTTAAAACCTAACAATTTTTTTCTTGGTATGGCTGATGTTACTGAAGGCTGGGAATGGGTTGATGGGATATTCTCTGAAACAGCACCAAAAGATGGTTGGAATCTAATAAAGTATAGATTATCCCAAAAGATGCAAGATATTTCGATTGAAAACAAATATATGCTTTACTTTTCCTTCATGCATTCTGAAGGATCGACAAAAATTCCTTTAAAAGATCCCTTTTACGTTGACAACTTAGTTGCTTTAAACTCTCAAGAGCAGCTAACAGAAACAGTATATATTTGGAATATGGACACGGTTGAGGAGATAAATACTTTTGGTAACGATAATACAGGGGCTGTTTTTGAATTAGCTACAGACCGTGCAGCTGAAGGGTTATACGCTATGAAGATTATTCCCAACGGTGAAGCAATAGAAACAAAGATAGCAATTGAACTTTCTGGTGAAAAAATTATCTCTTGGTCAGATACCAATAAAGTAACAATGAACGTTTATATACCAAAAGAAAATAAAATAAAACCAACGATGTATTTCTTAGGTATGGCAGATTTAACAACTGATTGGCAATGGATTGGGGGCGTATTCTCTCAAAATAGAGTGACTGATGGATGGAACAAGATAGAATTTGAAATAGCTGGAGATATGAACAAATTAAAAGAAGGAAATAAGTACATGATTTATTTAGCTTTCGCTGGTTTCAATCAAAACAATGAAAAAGTACCTTTAACGGAACCATTCTATGTAGATGGCATTTTTGTAGAAAAATCATCAAAATCCAAACCCACAGTTGATGAATTGTTAACTGCTGTTCCTACAAACCTTAAAGAAGAAGTGAAAAACCTTTTAGAACTTGACGATGAAAGCTTATTAGATGAAATACAAAAAAGAACCTTCATGTACCTTTGGAAAGAAGTAAACCCTGAAAATGGTTTGGTAAAAGATAGAAGTACGCCAGATTCAGCTTCAAGTATAGCCGCTGTTGGAATGGCACTTTCAGCTATTCCAGTAGGTATTGAACGGGGATGGATAACTTATGATCAAGGTTACAAAAGAACGTTAACAACGTTAAAAACCTTTGTAGAAGGCAAAGTCGAAGGAATCAATGGTTTTTACTACCATTTTGTGAACATGAATACTGGCAAAAGAGAGTGGAACAGCGAGGTATCTTCTATCGATACCGCAATACTCGTTGCCGGCGCATTGACAGCCGGAGCCTATTTTGAAAATACGGAAGTAGATGAACTAGCAAATAAATTGTATGAAAACGTGAATTGGCAATGGATGCTTGATGGTGGGGACACTTTGTCCATGGGTTGGAAACCAGAGGCAGGTTTTTTAGGTGCTAGATGGGATTCTTTCAATGAAGGCTTACTCGCCTATGTGTTAGCTATTGGCTCACCAACCTATCCAATCCCTGCAGATTCATGGGACAAAATTTTTAGACCCGTAAAAAACGATACATATATTTATCTACCTCAAGAAACACTGTTCGTATATCAGTATCCTAATATTTGGATAGATTTTAGAGACAAAGAAGACAAATACGCCAATTATTTCAACAACGCAGCCGCCGCAACAAGATATAACTGGTTATATGCTGTACAGAATCGTTTTAAATACGAAACTTACGCCATGGACATCTGGGGTTTAAGTGCTTCTGATGGACCTACAGGATACAAAGCTTACGGAGCTGTTGATGGGAACAACGATGGAACGGTTGCACCCTATGCATCTATATCATCTATACCATTCACTCCTGATATATCAATGAACGCTATCAGAGGAATGTTGAGTAAATATGGACCGTTAGTATGGGGCGAGTATGGATTTTATAGTGCATTCAACGTAGATGAAGTATGGTTCTCTGATCAATACATAGGAATCGATCAAGGAGATATTATTTTAATGATCGAAAATTATAAGACCGGTTTAATTTGGGAACTTTTCATGAAGAATAAAAATGTTCAAAAGGCCTTAGATGAAATAGGATTCATTGAACAAGTAGCTGAATATTCAGTTACTCCTTGGTATGTTGAAGAATACAAACGATTGTTAACTAGTGATGAAGAAAAGTTAGCAGAAGCACCAAAAATTTCAAATAATATAAACATCGATGGAAATTTAGAAGAATGGAAAAACATTCCAAAATATGAAGTAACGGAAGATATGAACGTACCAGCTGGTGGAATCAAACCTGTAGATAAAAGGTCTCAGGTTCTACATAGTTATTTTCAAGTTGCATGGGACGATCAAAACTTGTATTTAGCAGCAGATGTATACGATGAAGTTGTCGTTAGTAACATAGCTCCCAACGATGTCGGTGGTTATTACAGGACAGATTCAATTGAATTTTATATAAACCCAGCAGTTGCTGGTTCTGATACCGGAATTTTCAAATTAGCTATTCTTCCATTTGATACAGAAGGAAACGTCCAAGCTGTACGACACGAAGACGCAAAACCAGGCCCGATATCAAACACCGCACCTAAAATGAAAGTAGCTTCTAAAAGAACAGATTCTGGATATGTTGTGGAAGTCATGATCCCATTTGAATATTTAGGTATAACAAACCCACAACCTGGTTTAAAACTTGGATTTAGTCACACAATCCACAATTCTAACAAAGGAGATGCTGCTATAGGAGAATATGTGAGAGAGAATATAATTTCTTGGAATCCTCTGCCAGATATTTGGGCAAATCCACAAAATTGGGGAACTTTAGAATTAAAATAAGTTTCTTTTCTGAATCAGAATACTAAAAAATAAAAGGATTATCAAAAAAAAATTCCTATTTTAAAAGGTTTTCAGGGGGGTAGGAATTTAATAGAAGTTTTAAACTTCTAAATACTGTAAAAAATTGCTATTAGGAGGTGTGGAGACATGAGAAAAGCTTTGGTCGTTTTGAGTGTTGTGATGTTTTTGGTTTCATTAAATTTCGGAGCAACAAAGATCACAGTATGGGCTATGGGTGAAGAGGCAAAAAGTTTGGATCAATTAGTCAAGCTTTTCATGGAAGAATACCCTGAATATGAGGTCGATATTCAAGCCATACCCTGGGCAAATGCCTACGATAAAATTTTAACTGGAATCGCTGGCAGACAAGTCCCGGATATTGCACAGATGGGGACAACTTGGATGTCTCCGTTTGGAAGCATGGGGGCATTTGAAGATTTAGCACCGTATATTGAACGATCTGAAGTTGTAAAACCAGAAAATTTCTTCAAAGGTGCATTAGAAACAGGGATAGTTGATGGAAAACAGTTAGGTATTCCTTGGTATGTGGATACTAGAGCTATGTATTACAGAACAGATTTATTAGCACAAGTAGGTTACGATCATGCTCCTCAAAATTGGGATGAGTTATACGATGCTGTAAAGAAGTTAGTTGAAAATGGTAGTAGATATGGCATTACACTTTACCAACCTCAGGATAATTATCAAGTACTGTTACCATTTGTTTGGCAAAATGGTGGAGACATTTTAGACAGCGCCGGAAATGTGATAGTAGACCAACCAGAATTCGTCGAAGCTTTTGGGTATTACACAAGATTCTTCACTGAAGGATTGACTCCAATTGCTGGCGGAGGGAACCTATTCCAAGATTTCGCCTCTGGAGATACACCAATCTTTTTTTCCGGTCCATGGATGGTTAGTATGATAAGGGCACAAATACCTCAAATAGCTGGTAATTGGGATGTTGCGTTAATGCCCGAGAAAAAAAGCAGAACATCCTTTATGGGTGGCAGTGATTTAGTTATTTTCAGAGATTCCAAAAACAAGGAAGCTGCTTGGAAGTTCATCGAGTTCTTGTCTAGACCGGATATTCAAGTAAAGTGGTACCAAATTGTGAACGCACTACCTTCAGTTCCCAAAGCATGGGAAGATCCTTTATTGCAATCAGATCCGATGATAGCAACCTTTGGTGAACAGTTGAATGATGCAAAAGCTCCTATAAACATACCCGAATTTCAAGAGATCTCAGTTTCGATTGATAGCAGAGTTCAAGAAGCGATTTATGGCAGAAAAACGCCAGAACAAGCTGCTAAAGATTTGAAAAAAGATATTGAAAAGATTTTGAAATAATTTGTTTTATGCCCCTCTTGTTACAAAAAAGAGGGGCTTTTGATCAAAATTTTTTTGATTATGAGGAGAGATAAAATTGAAGACCCCTTTAAGATCGATTATTGGTTTCATAGGACCTTCAATAATATTATTGTTGATCTTCATGTTAATACCCATAGTAGTTTCTCTGGTGATAAGCTTCACCGATTTCGATGTTTATGCTATATATGATTGGGGAAGAGCTAGTTTTATTGGTTTTGAAAATTATGTAAATTTAATGCAAGAACCTCTTTTTTGGAGGGCGCTACTAAATACGCTATATGCATTAGTTGTTGCAATGCCATTAACGGTAGTTTTGGCTTTAAGTTTTGCTGCCCTTATAAACAGGGAAGCCACGTATTTTAAAAACTTTTTTAAAGTAAGCTTTTATCTACCTTCCATTACAAACACAGTCGCAATTGCTATCGTATGGGCTTGGATGCTCAATCCTGATTACGGATTAATAAATTGGTTTCTGGGTTTGTTTGGAATACAAGGACCTAATTGGTTGGGTGACCCCCTTTGGGCAATGCCATCGGTAATAATGCTTGTAGTTTGGAAAGCAGTTGGTTACAACGTCATTCTCTTCACGGCTGGTTTACAAAATATACCAGATTATTTATACGAAGCTGCCGAGTTGGACGGAGCTTCAAAATTTCAACAATTTTTACATGTTACTATCCCATCGTTGAGGCCAACAATATTTTTCGTTACAGTTATGACTGTAATAGGTTATTTGCAATTATTTGAAGAACCATACATGTTAACCGCAGGCGGACCTTTGAATTCTACTTTATCTATAGTTCTCTACCTGTATCGACAAGGTTTCAGGTTCTTCAAATTAGGGTATGCCTCTTCGATCGCTTTTATGTTATTTTTAATGATATTTGCTTTAACATACATACAAATGAGTGCAAGAAGATCAGAAGTATAAGAGAGAATCAGTAAGGAGTGATTATTGTGAGATCAAGAAAAGTTTCTCCCATAGAGCAAGTAGCGGTACATGGATTATTGATTATTTGGTTGTTAATTTCGGTTATACCTTTTGTATGGATGCTTTCAACTTCTTTTAAGGGACCAGGAGAAATTTTTATATTTCCTCCAAGATGGATCCCTAGGAATCCTACTTTTAACAATTATATAGATTTATTTCAAAATATGAACTTTGGAAGGCCTTTTTTGAATTCCGTTATTGTTTCTCTTTCTACTACGTTTTTATCGGTTTTAGTAGCCACCATGGCAGGTTATGGATTCGCCAAATTCCATTTTAAAAATAAAAACCTTTTGTTTTTGTTCATCTTAGGAACGATTATGGTGCCTGGTCAAATAACAATGATTCCAGTATTTTTATTGCTGTCCCGATTGAATCTATTGAACACCTATTGGGGGTTAATATTGCCTGCTATTGCAAATGCCTTCAACATATTCTTTATGAGACAATACATTATGGGTGTACCCGATGAACTAATAGAAGCAGCTAAGATGGATGGAGCACACGAAGGATGGATATTTTTTAGAATAATTTTGCCTTTGGCTAGACCCGCTATGGCAGCAATAACCATCTTCACTTTTACAGGTTCCTGGAACA
Proteins encoded in this window:
- a CDS encoding glucoamylase family protein, with protein sequence MSKKRYFLVLAVVMLFLSAFSQVVIHDFESTVGLNNDNTGATFELSGRYVYNGKFSTIVVPSGSSEETKLAFELSGERLSKWLGNDTLQLSLYTNPNSSLKPNNFFLGMADVTEGWEWVDGIFSETAPKDGWNLIKYRLSQKMQDISIENKYMLYFSFMHSEGSTKIPLKDPFYVDNLVALNSQEQLTETVYIWNMDTVEEINTFGNDNTGAVFELATDRAAEGLYAMKIIPNGEAIETKIAIELSGEKIISWSDTNKVTMNVYIPKENKIKPTMYFLGMADLTTDWQWIGGVFSQNRVTDGWNKIEFEIAGDMNKLKEGNKYMIYLAFAGFNQNNEKVPLTEPFYVDGIFVEKSSKSKPTVDELLTAVPTNLKEEVKNLLELDDESLLDEIQKRTFMYLWKEVNPENGLVKDRSTPDSASSIAAVGMALSAIPVGIERGWITYDQGYKRTLTTLKTFVEGKVEGINGFYYHFVNMNTGKREWNSEVSSIDTAILVAGALTAGAYFENTEVDELANKLYENVNWQWMLDGGDTLSMGWKPEAGFLGARWDSFNEGLLAYVLAIGSPTYPIPADSWDKIFRPVKNDTYIYLPQETLFVYQYPNIWIDFRDKEDKYANYFNNAAAATRYNWLYAVQNRFKYETYAMDIWGLSASDGPTGYKAYGAVDGNNDGTVAPYASISSIPFTPDISMNAIRGMLSKYGPLVWGEYGFYSAFNVDEVWFSDQYIGIDQGDIILMIENYKTGLIWELFMKNKNVQKALDEIGFIEQVAEYSVTPWYVEEYKRLLTSDEEKLAEAPKISNNINIDGNLEEWKNIPKYEVTEDMNVPAGGIKPVDKRSQVLHSYFQVAWDDQNLYLAADVYDEVVVSNIAPNDVGGYYRTDSIEFYINPAVAGSDTGIFKLAILPFDTEGNVQAVRHEDAKPGPISNTAPKMKVASKRTDSGYVVEVMIPFEYLGITNPQPGLKLGFSHTIHNSNKGDAAIGEYVRENIISWNPLPDIWANPQNWGTLELK
- a CDS encoding sugar ABC transporter substrate-binding protein, which codes for MRKALVVLSVVMFLVSLNFGATKITVWAMGEEAKSLDQLVKLFMEEYPEYEVDIQAIPWANAYDKILTGIAGRQVPDIAQMGTTWMSPFGSMGAFEDLAPYIERSEVVKPENFFKGALETGIVDGKQLGIPWYVDTRAMYYRTDLLAQVGYDHAPQNWDELYDAVKKLVENGSRYGITLYQPQDNYQVLLPFVWQNGGDILDSAGNVIVDQPEFVEAFGYYTRFFTEGLTPIAGGGNLFQDFASGDTPIFFSGPWMVSMIRAQIPQIAGNWDVALMPEKKSRTSFMGGSDLVIFRDSKNKEAAWKFIEFLSRPDIQVKWYQIVNALPSVPKAWEDPLLQSDPMIATFGEQLNDAKAPINIPEFQEISVSIDSRVQEAIYGRKTPEQAAKDLKKDIEKILK
- a CDS encoding carbohydrate ABC transporter permease, whose translation is MKTPLRSIIGFIGPSIILLLIFMLIPIVVSLVISFTDFDVYAIYDWGRASFIGFENYVNLMQEPLFWRALLNTLYALVVAMPLTVVLALSFAALINREATYFKNFFKVSFYLPSITNTVAIAIVWAWMLNPDYGLINWFLGLFGIQGPNWLGDPLWAMPSVIMLVVWKAVGYNVILFTAGLQNIPDYLYEAAELDGASKFQQFLHVTIPSLRPTIFFVTVMTVIGYLQLFEEPYMLTAGGPLNSTLSIVLYLYRQGFRFFKLGYASSIAFMLFLMIFALTYIQMSARRSEV
- a CDS encoding carbohydrate ABC transporter permease; the encoded protein is MRSRKVSPIEQVAVHGLLIIWLLISVIPFVWMLSTSFKGPGEIFIFPPRWIPRNPTFNNYIDLFQNMNFGRPFLNSVIVSLSTTFLSVLVATMAGYGFAKFHFKNKNLLFLFILGTIMVPGQITMIPVFLLLSRLNLLNTYWGLILPAIANAFNIFFMRQYIMGVPDELIEAAKMDGAHEGWIFFRIILPLARPAMAAITIFTFTGSWNNFLWPLIIATDESMYTLPVAVSVLGGQYTENIAMQMAGSVIVILPLIIVFLFTQRYFIKGITFTGMKG